A stretch of the Aegilops tauschii subsp. strangulata cultivar AL8/78 chromosome 4, Aet v6.0, whole genome shotgun sequence genome encodes the following:
- the LOC109779745 gene encoding uncharacterized protein, with translation MALSSSRPHHLLRRFHASARALSRVEPHEFSQPSDYLGSWAERAPATVAAGGGDTREAWARLERLRKGYAREVGELRRQYAYEAQLLEAERQRKAEARAEAARLANEERKAAKAAAAQTRAAERRAFELDFRQALMKERAQKLESWRNKEKLKAQKKAEHRELLRRQSSVWVAEDKMEKKILEAIMHTTPL, from the exons ATGGCGCTCTCCTCCTCCAGGCCACACCACCTCCTCCGCCGCTTCCACGCTTCCGCGCGGGCTCTGTCGCGGGTGGAACCGCACGAGTTCTCGCAGCCCAGCGACTACCTCGGGAGCTGGGCGGAGCGCGCCCCCGCCACGGTcgccgcgggcggcggcgacacaCGGGAGGCTTGGGCACGGCTGGAGCGCCTGCGCAAGGGGTACGCGCGCGAGGTTGGGGAGCTACGGCGTCAGTACGCCTACGAGGCGCAACTGCTGGAGGCCGAGCGGCAGCGCAAGGCGGAGGCACGTGCCGAGGCCGCCCGCCTCGCCAACGAGGAGCGCAAAGCCGCCAAGGCTGCCGCCGCGCAGACCAGGGCGGCCGAGCGCCGCGCCTTCGAGCTCGATTTCCGCCAGGCCCTC ATGAAAGAAAGAGCTCAGAAGCTGGAGAGCTGGAGGAACAAGGAGAAGCTGAAAGCACAGAAGAAGGCGGAGCACAGGGAGCTCTTGCGCAGGCAGAGTTCTGTCTGGGTTGCTGAGGATAAAATGGAAAAGAAAATTCTTGAGGCTATCATGCATACCACCCCTCTCTGA